TACAAGCCTTTTAAGCTAAAAGCTAAAAGGCTTTTGTTATTATCGGATATACATATACCATACCACTCTATTGATGCCTTGACTTGCGTATTTGATTTTGCAAAAAAAGAAAAACCGGATGCTATATTACTAAATGGTGATACCTTAGATTTCTTCGGCCTGTCTAAATTCTGTAAAGACCCACGCAAAAGAAGTTTTGCCGGTGAATTAGATACATTCAAACAGTTAATTGAAATAATTAAAAAACAATTCCCATACTCAAAACTTTATTTTAAGATAGGGAACCATGAAGAACGCTACCTACATTTTCTATTTATGAAGGCAAAGGAACTGGTAGGGGTAGATGAGTTTGAACTTGAAAATATAATTAAAGCAAGGGCAAACGGGATTGAAATAATAGGTGATAAAAGAATTATCCATGCAAACGGGCTGAATATAATTCATGGACACGAATTTGCCACAGGGTTCTTTAACCCGGTTAACGTAGCAAGGGGGTTATTTTTAAGGGGAAAAACAAGCGCAATACAAGGCCATAACCATCAATCCAGCGAACACACAGAAAGCGATATGAATGGCAAG
This portion of the Chitinophagaceae bacterium genome encodes:
- a CDS encoding metallophosphoesterase; the protein is MQSKAELAREYRGKYPNFPNLKLARIMYKENNPLFSNVENARSILRYIEGQYGKRNRKVVSDKSYLTNEPRTLNPYHLPKSDEVDYKPFKLKAKRLLLLSDIHIPYHSIDALTCVFDFAKKEKPDAILLNGDTLDFFGLSKFCKDPRKRSFAGELDTFKQLIEIIKKQFPYSKLYFKIGNHEERYLHFLFMKAKELVGVDEFELENIIKARANGIEIIGDKRIIHANGLNIIHGHEFATGFFNPVNVARGLFLRGKTSAIQGHNHQSSEHTESDMNGKITTTWSTGCLCELHPEYMPINKWNLGFAIVDMGNKDFEVRNKRIYKGKVL